A part of Campylobacter magnus genomic DNA contains:
- a CDS encoding uroporphyrinogen-III synthase — MIYLCSNTSCDDENIVHLELCKIKYASFSVDLSAFSALVISSKNAISALEFNKIPSNNKISVFAIGKASANAASKYGFGCVYEAQNSHGDEFALEIVPQLKGKKTLLLRPKEQISDIKGILEKNGVLLSEQIAYENSIVTTPKRQFETGAVFIFASPKNVEGFLKNFAWRDDFRAVAIGKSTASALKSFTNPLVSNKQNISECIKIAKNLL, encoded by the coding sequence GTGATATATCTGTGCTCAAATACAAGCTGTGATGATGAAAATATCGTCCATCTTGAGCTTTGTAAAATAAAATATGCTAGTTTTAGCGTGGATTTGAGTGCTTTTAGTGCGCTTGTAATTAGCTCAAAAAATGCTATATCTGCGTTAGAATTCAATAAAATTCCGTCAAATAATAAAATAAGCGTATTTGCTATCGGCAAAGCTAGTGCAAATGCTGCTAGCAAATATGGTTTTGGCTGTGTTTATGAGGCGCAAAACTCGCATGGAGATGAGTTTGCGCTTGAAATCGTCCCACAATTAAAAGGCAAAAAAACGCTTTTACTTCGCCCAAAAGAGCAAATTAGCGATATAAAGGGAATTCTAGAAAAAAATGGTGTGCTTTTAAGCGAGCAGATCGCCTATGAAAACAGCATCGTAACTACGCCAAAAAGGCAGTTTGAGACTGGGGCGGTTTTTATTTTTGCTAGTCCAAAAAATGTAGAGGGCTTTTTAAAGAATTTTGCGTGGAGAGATGATTTTAGAGCCGTGGCTATCGGCAAAAGCACAGCTAGTGCACTGAAAAGTTTTACAAATCCGCTAGTATCAAATAAGCAAAATATAAGCGAATGCATAAAAATCGCAAAAAATCTGCTATAA
- a CDS encoding ATP-binding protein has translation MKYLKDFLENNKDSEVFSILSCSKAELEILELLTRKYLAGISQVGCFELLSQIYDTKELSFLEGLNDVKNLIELGYISASYAFFKEHSKLSKLGLLQADLSLCDAFLHILEAGAQPLSNPKEPYNDHLEYLKDQFLRVELYTRRANTSDKSKASEQIKALEKIIASRLKLSKIALPCEQILKENAFEAKEQIVFFALLKEEYEQSESGSLRDLGALLALISKDDMERMKNRSMLEDGSRLIESGVVEYDEVLTPFGALSRTFFISEDTLGEIMHPKSAKTAKKVKLENIVKNSEIFELITPSSDLSDVVLNEQTRALLENILRQLDKNVQARLASWGMKPRKNIDAKVIFYGPPGTGKTMSAYCLAKSLKKQVLSFDCSKILSKYVGESEQNVRKIFDSYREICAKTKSEPVLLLNEADQFLSSRLENGSSGSEQMHNQMQNIFLEQIEKFQGVLIATTNFMQSFDKAFSRRFEYKIEFKKPQLKERIQIWQKVLPKNAEFEENFDINTIAKYELSGASIVLVMKNVALKTAISDDGVFRTSAFIDEIKREQRSSFEEDKKVGLLK, from the coding sequence CTGAAATACCTTAAAGATTTTTTAGAAAATAACAAAGATAGTGAAGTTTTTAGCATTTTGTCTTGTTCAAAAGCTGAGCTTGAAATCTTAGAACTTTTGACACGCAAGTATCTTGCTGGGATATCGCAAGTAGGGTGCTTTGAGCTACTTTCGCAGATTTATGATACAAAAGAGCTTTCATTTTTAGAAGGGCTAAATGATGTTAAAAATCTCATTGAACTAGGCTATATAAGCGCAAGCTATGCTTTTTTTAAAGAACATAGCAAGCTTAGCAAGCTAGGGCTTTTACAAGCTGATCTTAGCCTTTGCGATGCGTTTTTACATATTTTAGAGGCTGGTGCGCAGCCACTTTCAAATCCAAAAGAGCCATATAATGACCATTTAGAGTATCTAAAAGATCAGTTTTTAAGGGTAGAGCTTTATACTCGCAGGGCAAATACTAGCGACAAAAGCAAGGCTAGCGAGCAGATAAAAGCGTTAGAGAAAATTATTGCTTCTCGCTTAAAGCTTAGTAAAATCGCCCTGCCTTGCGAGCAAATTTTAAAAGAAAATGCTTTTGAGGCAAAAGAGCAAATTGTATTTTTTGCTCTTTTAAAAGAAGAATACGAACAAAGCGAAAGTGGGTCTTTGCGTGATCTAGGCGCACTTTTAGCACTTATTAGCAAAGATGATATGGAGCGGATGAAAAACCGCTCTATGCTTGAAGATGGCTCAAGGCTGATTGAGAGTGGTGTAGTGGAGTATGATGAGGTGCTAACGCCCTTTGGAGCATTATCACGGACATTTTTTATCTCTGAGGATACCTTGGGCGAGATAATGCATCCAAAAAGCGCAAAAACAGCCAAAAAAGTAAAATTAGAAAATATAGTAAAAAATAGCGAAATCTTTGAGCTAATCACGCCTAGTAGCGACCTAAGCGATGTAGTGTTAAACGAACAAACTAGGGCTTTGCTAGAAAATATCTTGCGACAGCTTGATAAAAATGTTCAAGCAAGGCTTGCTAGTTGGGGGATGAAACCACGCAAAAACATCGATGCAAAAGTGATTTTCTATGGCCCACCTGGCACTGGAAAAACAATGAGCGCATACTGCCTTGCAAAAAGCCTTAAAAAGCAAGTTCTTAGCTTTGATTGTTCTAAAATTCTAAGCAAATATGTAGGCGAGAGCGAACAAAATGTAAGAAAAATCTTTGATAGCTACCGTGAGATTTGCGCTAAGACAAAAAGCGAGCCGGTGCTACTGCTAAACGAAGCCGATCAGTTTCTAAGCTCAAGGCTAGAAAATGGCTCATCAGGCTCAGAGCAAATGCATAATCAAATGCAAAATATTTTCTTAGAGCAAATTGAGAAGTTTCAAGGCGTGCTAATTGCCACTACAAACTTTATGCAAAGCTTTGATAAAGCGTTTTCTAGGCGTTTTGAGTATAAGATTGAGTTTAAAAAACCACAGCTTAAAGAACGCATTCAAATCTGGCAAAAGGTGCTGCCAAAAAATGCTGAATTTGAAGAAAACTTTGATATAAATACTATCGCAAAATACGAACTAAGCGGTGCTAGCATAGTGCTTGTGATGAAAAATGTAGCTCTAAAAACAGCTATTAGCGATGATGGTGTTTTTCGCACTAGCGCTTTTATAGATGAGATTAAAAGAGAGCAAAGATCAAGCTTTGAAGAAGATAAAAAAGTAGGACTTTTAAAATGA
- a CDS encoding low molecular weight protein-tyrosine-phosphatase, whose translation MRVLFVCHGNICRSPMAEFVLKDLAKKARRDDLIIASAGTSTEELGRDTHHGTKKELKAHNIEFFPRHARQVTKNEYENWDIFVVMDSANKRNLERIFGGDPQGKIAKMMGFVGSSADVADPWYTGDFELTFSDIYKACKALLEQI comes from the coding sequence ATGAGAGTGCTTTTTGTCTGTCATGGCAACATTTGCCGCTCGCCCATGGCTGAGTTTGTGCTAAAAGACCTAGCTAAAAAAGCAAGGCGAGATGACCTTATAATCGCCTCAGCTGGCACTAGCACAGAAGAGCTAGGACGCGATACTCACCACGGCACGAAAAAAGAGCTAAAAGCGCATAATATAGAGTTTTTTCCACGCCACGCTAGGCAAGTGACTAAAAACGAGTATGAAAACTGGGATATCTTTGTGGTTATGGATAGCGCAAACAAGCGCAATTTAGAGCGTATTTTTGGTGGAGATCCACAGGGTAAAATAGCTAAAATGATGGGTTTTGTAGGTAGCAGCGCTGATGTAGCAGACCCATGGTACACGGGCGATTTTGAGCTAACTTTTAGCGACATTTACAAAGCCTGCAAGGCACTTTTAGAACAAATATAA
- the ruvB gene encoding Holliday junction branch migration DNA helicase RuvB has product MDRIVEIERLELDESEQSGLRPLDFNSYIGQEKIKSNLAVSIEAAKMRGEALDHTLFYGPPGLGKTTLAHIIAKEMGANIKVSAAPMIEKSGDLAAILTNLESGDVLFIDEIHRLSPAIEEILYSAMEDFRLDIIIGSGPAAQTIKVDIAPFTLVGATTRAGNVSAPLRDRFGLNFRLEFYTPDELATIIKQAASKLGKECQSAAALEAAKRSRGTPRIALRLLKRIRDFAEVNAENIITLERAKDALERLGVSELGLDDMDMRYLRLLMASSKPLGLGTIAAALSEDERAIEDVLEPFLLSSGYIARTAKGRVLSIKGYEICGHKSEDSLF; this is encoded by the coding sequence ATGGATAGAATCGTTGAAATTGAACGCTTAGAGCTTGATGAGAGCGAACAAAGCGGGCTTCGCCCACTAGACTTTAACTCGTATATCGGGCAAGAAAAAATAAAAAGCAACCTTGCTGTTAGCATAGAAGCTGCTAAAATGCGTGGTGAGGCACTTGATCACACGCTTTTTTATGGTCCTCCAGGGCTTGGAAAAACCACGCTTGCGCATATAATCGCCAAAGAAATGGGCGCAAATATCAAGGTCTCAGCCGCGCCGATGATAGAAAAAAGTGGCGATTTGGCTGCGATTTTAACAAACTTAGAAAGCGGCGATGTGCTTTTTATTGACGAGATTCACCGCCTTAGTCCTGCGATTGAAGAGATTTTATACTCAGCTATGGAGGACTTTCGTTTAGACATCATAATAGGCTCAGGACCTGCTGCGCAGACTATCAAGGTAGATATCGCGCCATTTACTTTGGTAGGGGCGACCACGCGCGCTGGCAATGTCTCTGCGCCACTTAGAGATAGATTTGGGCTAAACTTTCGCTTGGAGTTTTACACCCCAGATGAGCTAGCTACTATCATCAAGCAAGCTGCTAGCAAGCTAGGCAAAGAGTGCCAGAGCGCAGCAGCCCTAGAGGCTGCTAAGCGTAGTCGTGGCACGCCTCGTATCGCTTTAAGGCTTTTAAAGCGCATTAGAGACTTTGCTGAGGTAAATGCTGAGAATATCATCACGCTAGAGCGGGCAAAGGACGCCCTAGAGCGACTTGGGGTTAGTGAGCTGGGCTTAGATGATATGGATATGCGCTATTTGCGTTTGCTCATGGCTAGTTCAAAGCCACTTGGTCTTGGCACTATCGCAGCAGCACTTAGTGAGGATGAGAGGGCGATTGAGGATGTGCTTGAGCCCTTTTTGCTAAGTAGTGGCTATATCGCACGCACCGCAAAGGGCAGGGTGCTAAGCATAAAAGGCTATGAAATCTGCGGACACAAAAGCGAAGATTCTTTATTTTAA
- a CDS encoding superoxide dismutase family protein: MKKLFVTAAIAASAVVGLSAENKVIFDPKAGEHISIPVELLSEKGNTAIGEVVAVKTAYGVAFYPNLKGLTPGIHGFHIHANPDCGMNDKGLGMKAGGHFDPKNTGSHSAPWDDNGHFGDLPALAVAPDGTATTPVLAPKIKELSEIKEHSLMIHVGGDNHSDNPKVLGGGGARAACGVIK, from the coding sequence ATGAAAAAGTTATTTGTAACAGCAGCTATCGCAGCTAGCGCAGTAGTAGGTCTAAGCGCTGAAAATAAGGTAATCTTCGATCCAAAAGCAGGCGAGCATATCAGCATCCCTGTTGAGCTTTTAAGTGAAAAAGGCAACACTGCAATCGGCGAGGTTGTAGCTGTAAAAACTGCTTATGGCGTAGCATTTTACCCAAATCTAAAAGGTCTTACGCCTGGTATTCACGGCTTTCACATCCATGCAAATCCTGATTGTGGTATGAACGATAAAGGTCTTGGCATGAAAGCTGGTGGTCACTTTGACCCAAAAAATACTGGCAGCCACTCAGCTCCATGGGATGACAATGGTCACTTTGGCGATCTACCAGCTCTTGCAGTAGCCCCAGATGGCACAGCTACAACTCCGGTTCTAGCTCCAAAAATCAAAGAACTAAGCGAGATTAAAGAGCACTCTCTTATGATCCATGTAGGTGGTGACAATCACAGCGACAATCCAAAAGTACTTGGCGGCGGCGGTGCTAGAGCAGCTTGTGGCGTGATTAAATAA
- a CDS encoding LysE family translocator has protein sequence MNLELLWIYILSVIVFIITPGPVTALILKNTSSGGFKKAFWTILGTDFGSLILISFALLGILGIFNISNDFFTIFSFCGAVFIFFLGLRGLVADIGKNSANIAPKAKGAFSAGFILTVSNPKEIIFIMTFLPQFTQILPDLHASLALLVALWVGLDIFVLCAFSFGASKIKALENYSRYISLLSDVILMFVGILGVAFYWGDFWAIVF, from the coding sequence ATGAACTTAGAGCTTTTGTGGATTTATATTCTTTCTGTGATAGTCTTTATCATCACGCCTGGGCCTGTTACTGCTTTGATTTTAAAAAACACCAGTAGCGGCGGCTTTAAAAAGGCCTTTTGGACCATACTTGGCACCGATTTTGGCTCGCTTATTTTAATATCCTTTGCCCTGCTTGGCATTTTAGGCATTTTTAATATTTCAAATGATTTTTTTACGATTTTTTCATTTTGTGGGGCGGTTTTTATATTTTTTCTTGGGCTTCGTGGGCTAGTGGCTGATATAGGCAAAAACAGCGCAAATATCGCACCAAAAGCCAAAGGAGCCTTTAGCGCAGGCTTTATCCTAACAGTATCAAATCCAAAAGAAATCATTTTTATAATGACTTTTTTACCTCAATTTACACAGATTTTGCCAGATTTACACGCTAGCTTGGCTTTGCTTGTAGCACTTTGGGTTGGGCTTGATATTTTCGTGCTTTGCGCATTTAGCTTCGGGGCTTCAAAGATAAAGGCTTTAGAGAACTACTCACGCTACATTAGCCTTTTAAGCGATGTTATTTTGATGTTTGTGGGTATTTTGGGAGTGGCTTTTTACTGGGGAGATTTTTGGGCTATTGTGTTTTGA
- a CDS encoding phosphorelay protein — protein sequence MLTFVRIAQNFFDEADMGLLKELETKYDFDVVDDFMTHFGVMSMSLEPLIVGLSKPEAFENSVGEILRIFRNLHSASKFLGLEPVAKFMGLCLNLCEGLNEAKSSGCVASDELVDWLLLAADQIESYRRNIDNDEVYFTIINPKLIKMPLELIKQN from the coding sequence TTGCTTACTTTTGTTAGAATTGCGCAAAATTTTTTTGATGAGGCAGATATGGGGCTTTTAAAAGAGCTTGAGACAAAGTATGATTTTGATGTAGTTGATGATTTTATGACGCATTTTGGCGTGATGAGTATGAGTCTTGAGCCGCTTATCGTAGGGCTAAGCAAACCTGAGGCCTTTGAGAACAGCGTGGGCGAGATTTTGCGGATATTTCGCAATCTTCATAGCGCATCAAAGTTTCTAGGACTTGAGCCTGTGGCGAAGTTCATGGGGCTGTGTCTAAATCTCTGCGAGGGGCTAAACGAGGCCAAAAGCTCTGGCTGCGTAGCTAGCGATGAGCTAGTTGACTGGCTATTACTAGCAGCTGATCAAATAGAAAGCTACCGCCGAAATATCGACAATGACGAAGTTTACTTTACTATCATCAATCCAAAACTAATCAAAATGCCACTAGAGCTAATAAAACAAAACTAG
- the panB gene encoding 3-methyl-2-oxobutanoate hydroxymethyltransferase, translated as MKKININELYKMKAQGQKIVMITAYDALFARLFDESADIVLVGDSLNMSFGGKDSTIDISVDEMIYHAKAVKRGLKHAYMVVDMPFASCATLELAVKNCAKVCQQTLCDAIKIEGGAELAPTIKLLKSAGIAVVAHIGLKPQHSVREGGFVVCRDESTALSDAKVLEDAGAAMLLIEGTLSHIAAKIASSANIPVISIGAGASTDGQVLVWSDMLGFFTDFKPKFVRRYMDGAQLVKQAVANYADDVRSGKFPTKEHEYEL; from the coding sequence ATGAAAAAAATAAACATAAATGAGCTTTACAAAATGAAAGCGCAGGGGCAAAAAATCGTTATGATTACAGCCTACGACGCACTTTTTGCTAGGCTTTTTGATGAGAGCGCTGATATAGTGCTAGTTGGCGACTCACTAAATATGAGCTTTGGCGGAAAAGACAGCACGATTGATATCAGCGTTGATGAGATGATTTACCACGCAAAAGCGGTAAAAAGGGGCTTAAAGCACGCTTATATGGTAGTGGATATGCCCTTTGCTAGCTGTGCTACGCTAGAGCTAGCAGTGAAAAACTGCGCCAAAGTCTGTCAGCAAACACTCTGCGATGCCATAAAAATCGAAGGTGGAGCAGAGCTTGCCCCCACAATAAAACTGCTAAAAAGCGCAGGTATCGCAGTGGTCGCTCACATAGGGCTAAAGCCGCAGCATAGCGTGCGAGAAGGTGGCTTTGTGGTGTGCCGTGATGAAAGCACTGCGCTAAGTGATGCAAAGGTGCTCGAAGATGCAGGAGCTGCTATGCTACTAATAGAAGGCACGCTAAGCCATATCGCTGCTAAGATTGCTAGTAGCGCAAATATCCCAGTAATCAGCATCGGCGCAGGTGCTAGCACGGACGGACAGGTGTTAGTATGGAGCGATATGCTAGGCTTTTTTACTGATTTTAAGCCAAAGTTTGTAAGGCGATATATGGACGGAGCCCAGCTTGTAAAACAAGCGGTGGCAAACTACGCAGATGATGTGCGTAGCGGTAAATTTCCAACTAAGGAGCACGAATATGAGCTATAA
- a CDS encoding rhodanese-like domain-containing protein translates to MSYNTANKSIPNECVIDIRLPSEWYETGVLEGSHLITFLMASGAVNPLFVHEVKKLFGKDDKIVLMCHSGRRTKLAMEVLKNAGFSNVSDIEGGIYNYSRLGAKLVEYKG, encoded by the coding sequence ATGAGCTATAACACAGCAAACAAATCTATACCAAATGAGTGCGTCATAGACATCCGCTTGCCTAGCGAGTGGTATGAAACTGGCGTGCTAGAGGGCAGTCATCTAATCACATTTTTGATGGCAAGTGGTGCGGTTAATCCGCTTTTCGTCCATGAGGTAAAAAAACTCTTTGGCAAAGACGACAAAATCGTACTTATGTGCCACTCAGGCAGGCGAACAAAGCTAGCAATGGAAGTGCTAAAAAACGCAGGATTTAGCAATGTAAGCGATATTGAGGGTGGCATCTATAACTACAGCCGCCTAGGTGCTAAGCTAGTAGAATACAAAGGCTAG
- a CDS encoding ion transporter: MSSLTNARITLRSKLQSIIETKAWNYAIISVILFNSVLLGLNTSTEIKASFGGLLNALDMLCLVIFTIELALRLFCYRLAFFTNSDKWWNIFDFLIVAISFVAIEYSVLRTLRTLRILRLISSVPAMRVVVDAVLKTIPAMLSISALLSIFYYVYGVLCVEFFAEKFPEWFGTLPRALYTLFQIMTLESWSMGIVRPVMEVYPYAWIVFVSYIVLVGMIALNLIVGVIVNSLNEITQSKNANNNL, encoded by the coding sequence ATGTCATCACTCACAAACGCTCGCATAACCCTACGCTCAAAATTACAAAGTATAATCGAGACCAAGGCGTGGAATTACGCCATCATCTCAGTTATTCTTTTTAACTCCGTCTTGCTAGGACTAAACACCAGCACGGAGATAAAAGCTAGTTTTGGCGGACTTTTAAACGCTCTTGATATGCTCTGCCTTGTGATTTTTACCATAGAACTTGCCCTGCGTCTATTTTGCTACCGCCTAGCATTTTTCACAAATAGCGATAAATGGTGGAATATCTTTGATTTTTTAATAGTCGCAATTAGCTTTGTAGCTATTGAATATTCAGTCCTTCGCACACTTAGGACACTTAGGATTTTGCGCCTCATCTCATCAGTGCCAGCTATGCGCGTGGTGGTCGATGCAGTGCTAAAAACAATCCCCGCAATGCTTAGTATTTCAGCCTTGCTTAGCATTTTTTACTATGTTTATGGCGTGCTTTGTGTGGAGTTTTTTGCAGAGAAATTCCCTGAGTGGTTTGGCACACTGCCAAGGGCGTTATATACGCTATTTCAGATAATGACGCTTGAGAGCTGGAGCATGGGGATTGTGCGACCTGTGATGGAGGTCTATCCATATGCGTGGATAGTTTTTGTAAGCTATATCGTCCTTGTGGGCATGATAGCGCTAAATCTCATCGTAGGTGTCATCGTAAATAGCCTAAATGAAATTACTCAAAGCAAAAACGCAAATAATAATCTCTAG
- a CDS encoding fumarate reductase iron-sulfur subunit, protein MSRKIKIRAFKYNPQSKISKPHFAEYEIEETDGMTLFIALNVIREKLDPGLSFDFVCRAGICGSCGMVVNGKPQLACRTLTKDYPSGVIELMPLPVFKLIKDLSVNTGEWMNNMSKRVESWIHTSEKTDISKIEKKVSPEAAQETFELDRCIECGICVASCGTAIMRPDFVGAVGLNRVARFKVDELDERSDADFYELVGDDDGVFGCMTLLGCEDNCPKHLPLQSKIAYMRRKLATVKD, encoded by the coding sequence ATGAGTAGAAAAATCAAAATTCGCGCATTTAAATATAATCCGCAAAGCAAAATCAGCAAACCACATTTTGCTGAGTATGAGATAGAAGAAACTGATGGTATGACACTTTTTATCGCATTAAATGTGATAAGAGAAAAGCTTGATCCAGGTCTTAGCTTTGATTTTGTGTGTCGTGCTGGTATCTGCGGAAGCTGTGGTATGGTAGTAAATGGCAAACCTCAGCTTGCTTGCCGCACGCTTACAAAAGACTATCCAAGCGGTGTAATCGAGCTTATGCCTTTGCCAGTATTTAAGCTAATCAAAGATCTAAGCGTAAATACTGGTGAGTGGATGAACAACATGAGCAAAAGAGTTGAGAGCTGGATACACACAAGCGAGAAAACTGATATCTCTAAAATAGAGAAAAAGGTTAGCCCTGAGGCTGCGCAAGAGACCTTTGAGCTTGATCGCTGCATCGAGTGTGGTATCTGCGTAGCTAGCTGTGGTACTGCTATCATGAGACCTGATTTTGTCGGTGCTGTGGGGCTAAACCGCGTGGCACGCTTTAAGGTAGATGAGCTTGATGAGAGAAGCGATGCTGATTTCTACGAGCTTGTGGGCGATGATGATGGTGTCTTTGGCTGTATGACACTGCTAGGATGTGAGGATAACTGTCCTAAGCACCTACCACTTCAAAGCAAAATCGCTTATATGCGCCGCAAACTAGCTACTGTAAAAGACTGA
- a CDS encoding fumarate reductase flavoprotein subunit, which produces MKVLYYDSLIIGGGLAGLRAAVAASDKGLSTVVLSLCPVKRSHSAAAQGGMQASLGNSKMSEGDNEDLHFADTVKGSDWGCDQQVARMFVQTAPKAIRELASWGVPWTRITKGDRQAVINAEKTTITEKEEVHGLIHSRDFGGTKKWRTCFTADATGHTMLFGVANEALKRNVEIHDRKEAIALIHENGRCYGAVVRDLITGELAAYVAKGTLIATGGYGRVYKHTTNAVICEGTGAAIALETGLAKLGNMEAVQFHPTPIVPSGILLTEGCRGDGGILRDVDGYRFMPDYEPEKKELASRDVVSRRMMEHIRKGKGVKSAYGEHVWLDISILGRAHIEKNLRDVQEICMIFNGIDPADEGPKGWAPVLPMQHYSMGGIRTKPTGESPTLSGLFAAGEAACWDMHGFNRLGGNSVAETVVAGMIIGNYFADYCKAAQVDIKTETIEKFITKEQDYLQSLLDKDGKYNVFEIKNKMKEIMWEHVAIFRTGEGLKKAVDELEELYKESTNVKLENKELYGNPELEEAYRVPKMLKLALCIAWGAYLRTESRGAHYREDYPKRDDLNWCKRTLTSWQEGATKPTVEYEELDIMKMEMPPAFRGYGAKGNIIEHPNSAIRQAQVDEIRSKMEAEGKPRHEIQEALMHYDLQPEYKALNERAGKGYE; this is translated from the coding sequence ATGAAAGTTCTTTATTATGATTCACTAATTATCGGTGGAGGCTTGGCTGGACTTCGTGCAGCAGTCGCTGCTAGCGACAAAGGTCTTAGCACTGTAGTTCTTAGCCTTTGTCCTGTTAAACGCTCACACTCAGCAGCCGCACAAGGCGGTATGCAAGCAAGTCTGGGCAACTCAAAAATGAGCGAGGGCGACAACGAAGATCTACACTTTGCAGATACTGTAAAAGGTAGCGACTGGGGCTGTGATCAACAAGTAGCAAGAATGTTTGTTCAAACAGCACCAAAAGCTATCCGTGAACTTGCTAGCTGGGGCGTGCCTTGGACGAGAATTACAAAAGGCGACCGCCAAGCAGTAATCAACGCAGAAAAAACAACAATCACAGAAAAAGAAGAAGTTCATGGTCTAATTCACAGCCGTGACTTTGGTGGAACAAAAAAATGGCGTACTTGCTTTACAGCTGATGCTACTGGACATACAATGCTATTTGGCGTGGCAAACGAAGCTTTAAAACGCAATGTAGAAATCCACGATAGAAAAGAAGCAATCGCTCTAATCCACGAAAATGGTCGCTGCTATGGTGCTGTGGTGCGTGATCTAATCACTGGCGAGCTAGCAGCATATGTGGCAAAAGGCACACTAATCGCAACTGGTGGTTATGGTAGAGTTTATAAACACACTACAAACGCTGTTATTTGCGAGGGTACAGGTGCTGCGATAGCACTTGAGACTGGCCTAGCTAAGCTAGGAAATATGGAAGCGGTTCAGTTTCACCCAACTCCAATCGTGCCAAGTGGTATCCTACTAACTGAGGGGTGCCGTGGTGATGGTGGTATACTTAGAGATGTAGATGGATACCGCTTTATGCCTGATTATGAGCCTGAGAAAAAAGAGCTTGCTAGCCGTGATGTTGTAAGTCGTCGTATGATGGAGCACATCCGCAAAGGCAAAGGCGTAAAAAGTGCTTATGGCGAGCATGTTTGGCTAGATATTAGCATTTTGGGTCGTGCTCATATAGAAAAAAACCTTCGTGATGTTCAAGAAATCTGTATGATATTTAATGGTATCGATCCTGCTGATGAGGGTCCAAAAGGCTGGGCGCCAGTTCTGCCAATGCAACACTACTCAATGGGTGGAATCCGCACTAAGCCAACAGGCGAGAGCCCTACTCTATCAGGTCTTTTTGCAGCTGGTGAGGCTGCGTGCTGGGATATGCACGGCTTTAACCGCCTTGGTGGAAACTCAGTAGCTGAGACTGTAGTAGCTGGTATGATTATCGGTAACTACTTTGCTGATTACTGCAAAGCAGCACAAGTTGATATCAAAACAGAAACTATAGAAAAATTCATCACAAAAGAGCAAGACTACCTGCAAAGCCTACTTGATAAAGATGGCAAATACAATGTATTTGAAATCAAAAACAAAATGAAAGAAATCATGTGGGAGCATGTAGCTATCTTTAGAACTGGTGAGGGTCTAAAAAAAGCAGTTGATGAGCTTGAAGAGTTATACAAAGAAAGCACAAATGTCAAGCTAGAAAACAAAGAGTTATATGGAAACCCTGAGCTAGAAGAGGCTTACCGTGTACCAAAAATGCTAAAACTAGCCCTTTGTATAGCATGGGGTGCGTATCTACGTACAGAAAGCCGTGGTGCTCACTACCGTGAAGACTATCCAAAACGCGATGATCTAAACTGGTGTAAACGCACACTAACTAGCTGGCAAGAGGGCGCTACTAAGCCAACAGTAGAATACGAAGAGCTAGATATAATGAAAATGGAGATGCCACCGGCATTCCGTGGATATGGCGCAAAAGGAAATATCATAGAGCATCCAAACTCTGCTATCCGCCAAGCGCAAGTTGATGAGATCCGCTCTAAAATGGAAGCTGAGGGCAAGCCACGCCACGAAATCCAAGAGGCACTAATGCACTATGATCTTCAACCAGAATACAAAGCACTAAATGAAAGAGCAGGTAAAGGCTATGAGTAG